Within Mercenaria mercenaria strain notata chromosome 15, MADL_Memer_1, whole genome shotgun sequence, the genomic segment AACAGAACTTTCAAGAAACCAAAACATTTACCTTATAAAATACAGCGCCTATTTTGTAAAGGTTACTTGTAGTATGGTCTCTATCAGACATGAACGATTTAGATCTAACAAtatgttaaatatgtttaaaaatggaattgaaaaaaaagaaacatgcagTGTTATATTGTCAGAAGTATGAGAATGTTAGAAGATTTATTTACCGAGCCGGGTCTGTCGATGACCAATAACTTTATTTGCCTGATGAGGATAaatgtcaatttattttttctaatccTGAAATTATCAAGTGTGCTGAAAAATCTTGTTTCTGTGTTCTTAAAAGTAGAACAAGTTCGTATTTGAGAATTCTCTGatcatatttgttttaattactcTGGTTTCTTTTTACCCTTGCTGATAATAGTTTTCATATAAATAATGACTTTTACATATTCTAAGAAGTTGTTTctatcagttcatccacaatctGATCGGGGTCATAATCgagctttgaaaaaaaatttcaagtgcTTTCAGCTGACACATTATACCTTTACAAGGGAGGTAAATCTTCAGtgcataaaatatttagaattttatgTGCCGTGGAGTTGTCTTTATGCATGTTCATTCTTGCAACAtgtatttcaagatttttttatattcacctattatttttcattaaattaatctGATCCGTTATTTTGGTTTCTTTTGTGATACTTAAAACGTGACCGTTGTCACCTTTAGCACGTGTGGTTAGAGCTGTAATTCACGATTAACAAAATTAACAGCGCACTTATATAGAAATTAAATGTAGTTTACATTTTGAGGTCGATCACAAACTCATGTACAATATCTTTATCACAATTTCCAAACTTTTATTGAATTAAGGGTCTCTTCATTGACATCATTATTTGCTTACACTTCTACTCAAATGTTATATAGcgtttctaaaaatgttttattgaaacgCTATAAACACCAACCAGTATTATCTGTATGAGAGAGTCGCCGAAATTATATTAAGACTAAGACTGGCTGCGGGTATTTCGTTCCGCGTTTGACCCCACCACGTGAACTTTTTGAATTGTGTCAACGTCACCTAAGTTGGCGCGTTGCAACGTAAAAACCAATATGTTCTTTTATCATTGGGCCACCTGTTCAATTTGTATATTGTTAATAGCGTAACGGCTTAAACGGATATTTGATATTCTTATCCGGCGACGACAACCAGATTGCTATATATCCGAATAAAACTTATCCAGATATTAGTTTCACGAGCGCAAGCCACACTTCCTTTagcatatttcataaatatatgcattacgaAAATCTTCTTGGAGCAAATATTCTAAATGCATAGATTACGCGTTTTAAAGCCATTGAGTTTATGTTTTTCTATTAACGGTAAGTCCCATATTTTCACTGGCCATCGGCTGCGGCTGTGGAGGTTTTTAAAtgagtttatttcttttttttcacatttgtcTGAAAACAACAAATGAGACAGGAGcctacataattattatgtactcTTCCAGCTACAAACTGTTGTTCAGTGCAAGTCTTTGCCATAAATGTAAACACAGCTACCCGAGTATgtgtattattttaaacatattttactgcaTATTTTCACATACAAGTATTCAAAATAAGCGATATGCAAACGGGTAAGAAAAATcggtaaaaaatataaaacattacgaCAGATGCAGTACAGACAAACCGAATATCAGACGGGGCAGACATTTACAATTGAGAGAAGAACGATAACATTATATCGTGTATGTAGTTGTTTGCACTTTCCTGAATCCTCGCGTGAACGTTCCTTATTCATTTACGCGGTAACAGCAGTGAAatccatttattttgtttatctaaATAGAGACAGCGATCCATTTCATGAATTTAATTACAAGAGCAATGACTGTGGGTGACAACTGCAAGTTGTCTGTAAGTTCTTTACATAAGGCCATATGCAAGgaaagagttatggttcctgcTCTTAATGAcataaaactaaaaaaagtttcaaagctataatatTCAAAGAGGTGAACCTAAACCAATAATTAAGAAAtacaaattttctaagtaaaaaatgaCCCATAGTGACAAAATGCAAATGAGAGAGTTATGGTGATTGACCTACGTACTAATCTAATTAAATTCAACAAGTAGCTCTACTCCAAAGTTATAGTtattaataaaatgattaaatgaaaggTAGCCCAAAAAACTTAAATCAAGAAATTCCAAGTGCATAAAATGCCATAATTCTTATCAAATGCATAtaggagttatggttcttggcctacttacGACATTATGATGATTAACAAGCTTGCAAAGTTCCAAAACTATTGCTCCCGAAGTAGTACATTTGTAATGAAGTAAAGGGttatacaaacattttattcaagaaattcaaattttcgaagtaaaaaagggccataattttgaaaaattgtaaatgaCAGTTATGGTTCTTAGCCTACATGCTCCTCAAAATGATGATTTACAAGAGTACaacgtttcaaagctatagcGCTTGTATTGTTTGAGagaaagtggacctaaacaaaagtcTTAACCAACGCCGTCGATCAAGTGAGGACCATACCTCATAGATATTTTCTAAACAATCAGATgaaattaaacagtgaaaaaaaggAATCAATACATGATTTCATCCAGAAGTATGTGACGGGGAGGGAGAAAGACAAGGTATATTGAAACGACATATGAACATTTGAGATATAAGATTTAGTTAAGTCAaagaataatgtaaaaaatcTTTTTGCGGTTGGGTTGGGTTGAAGGACATAGTGGGTACTAGTATATGGGAATCTAAGAAACAATTAAGACACAAGGTAAGTAAAAAGTGGTGGTAGGGGTTAGAAGTGGGTGTATGAGAGATACCAGGACTAAGAGACACTGTGAGTTTTCAACTCTGGGGAATATAGGGATAGTAGTTAAGAAGATATAACGTAATAGAGAAGCTAGCATTTTAACCTTAACCAACActattacaatatatatttgacCACAGGGACCTTACCCTTTAGGATACCTGACCCAAAACTGTTAGGTGTCTGCCGCTTAACAATACCAACCCTTGCACGAAGTTAGATTGTAATAGATGCAATAGTAAGGAAGAAATAGGTGAAACTGGGAAGCCGGACATCAACCTGAATGCAACGTGACGCCGACACGAATACAAAATCCTATTCATTCGattaaatagtcgagctaataaatctgtgaaaagtaattctttttgtttggtttaagaTCGAATCGACGGAAATATAGGTCAAacggggactttccagctttggtgttggaggaagaccacaggcgcccgtccgtgcattatttcatcacgggcggactTCTGGGTAGAACTATTggtcttccgtaagccagctgaatgacttcctcaaatgaagaattgaAGGCAAGTGACTTTatgtcagcgatcttaaccattAGACCTCGGAGGCCCCACGAAAATTAATACCTGACGTCATGTCAAAAAAGACTTGCCGGTCAATAAATTCATACAACTGAGCTGGCTCAAAGTTCTCTTTCTTGCATAAAATTAAACGCTTAATTCACGAAGCTAGAAGTTACACCTTTAGTCATAACTGAAACTGTTATTACCGTAAATGTAACACTCAAAACTTATGGTAAAGTTTCCACAATTTTTCTGTCTCATTTCAAGACTTTTGACTGTCTGTGTCCTGCCCACTTTCTAAATATCGTATAGTTCAACATGTGACAGATACGGAATACGTTTCTGCTACAAATAGGAAAGCTATATAACAGCTGACGTTCGCTAGTACACTTACGGTATCTGACTAAATGTTACTGACGGCTGTTACAAATATCGGCCATTACAggtgccgacgaaattaaatgtCTTCCAATTCAtcgaaaaaaaaacgaacaagTGCGTGTGTCCTATTTGAATAAGATCAAGTTGTTGTAATTAATATGATCCGCACCATGAGTAAACCAatatagtgtatttgcgaccagcatggatccagaccagccttcgcatacgcgcagtctggtcaggatccatactgttctctaacggtttctttaattgcaatagggtttgaaagcgaacaggatggatcttgatcagactgcgcggatgtgcaggctggtctggatccatgctggtcggaaatgcactatgttggttttctcatggagcagCTCATATCTAgaacacgccacaacccgtgtatcattgaaggttccatgatcaccgccgtttgaatacatctgcggatgtctctaaattgtttttgtacttttagcacgtgtaaatgttgagttctgctcaacccggggctagagggcgtggacggtagcatgcatttccactaccgtccatgaactggctcaatcaaaccgagcctgcaacattttcgtttttgtcgtgttgagcgacctgtgaagtttccactttttctatttcattaaaatactACTGTTGTAAATACATGTTGTATTCATTGATTCTTATCTTGCAGAAACTGCTttactgtttcatttttttattatactatatatatgCAAATAACACGACGTACAAAACGTTTAAGtacatttcatgtaaataaactataaatgtaAAAACAGATCAACTTGAGTATTCAGAATGTTATGGCATTTATTAAATGTCATGGTCAACACAATGTCGTAGTATCTTAGAAAATAAAGATACAACATCCACATCCTCATACCTGTTTAACAATGTATGCGTAATTTAGATGTTCTTCAACATTATTCTTTAAAGAGATGTCGTTTTGATTAAAAGTAAACTCCTACTGCAAGTTACACAATTGCTGTAAAATGTAGTTCCTATTGTGTCTGTTTCTTAGCTAGATAATTTCGTctcagaaaaatatatatttcaatatgatattAAAGTTCATGAATATAAGCTTCTTAATCTCTAATGTCGTTTATCAGTAACGTTCattttatttatccaaaattGTCGTCTGCACAATGACTTCCGTTACAGTGTAAGGATCGCAGTTTGAAGACGGACGTCGATCCTCCAGATACCCATGACCCTCCTCGGCCACCTGTCGAGGAATTCGGATACTAGCACAACGGTTTGCAATTCCAGCAGAAAAGTCATGGATACTCGAAGTCTCGTGGAGTCCTGTGAGACGTCTCTCGTTGTCTTTGCCCTCTTTAGGATCATATGCCCGGATGTGTCTCACGTGTTGTTTAGATAACTTGTCAATAGCAGATTCAATTTCTCTGAAAATGGAATTAGCTGCATTCATTTTGGGGAACACCTTTCTATGTGATAGGTTTACACTGTAACAAATATAATCCATATAATTTTTGTATTAGTGCAAATTAATAATAGAGCAATAAGTCCCCGTTCAGAACCCTGATTGCGAGACGTTCTGGGAACAATATGCCTACGTTCAGAACCATGGGACGTGCTACTAACTCTATGCGTTAACACAACATGTTCAGTACGATGAGACTAGCTGGTAACAACATTTCTCCCTATAGCTCCGTTAGACGAGGCGGTAACAACATTTCTCCTTATAGCTCCGTTAGACGAGGCGGTAACAACATGCATCCGTTCAGAACCGTGAGACATGCCGGTatcaacattttccttttaaatatcGTGAGACATGCTGGAAAAAAACATGCCTCCATACAGTGCCAGTACCGTTTGACGTGCTGAAAACAGCATTTCTCCTTTCAATTCAATGAGACAAGCCGGTACTAACATGCATCCTTTCAGAACATGAGCCATGCCGGTAACAACATGCCTCTTTTCAATAGTTTGAGACATGTTGATGTCAAAATGTCTCAGTTCAGAACCGTGAGACCTTCTGGTTAAACCATGCCTCCATCCAATGTCAGTACTGCATGCGAGACGCGCTGACAGCAACATGCATACATTGAGTACCACGAGATAAGAAAAGATTTTTTAACGAGAGAATACATTTGAAAAAGCCAATCTTCAATGAGGCCTTCAAGAATACAATgatgttatacaaaatatttaaaaagaataatcaATCAAATCTAAGTGCTACCAGCTACTAGAAGATCTGTTCTATTGTAAATACAAGTACGACTCCACGAGCCTGAGATAAACAGGCGCGCATACATTCTGAATCTTGGGATGGTCCGGTGTGAACAACCAGAAAGTAGTGACAACTGGGAGCAAGAAATATGGTACCATCCGAGCAGTTAAGAGTATCTAAATATATAGATAAGACACCGTCTACGTCATCGCAACAACAAGCATTGACTGACGACTTGACTGGACAAAGCGATTAActtgcatgaaatatttaatcaaaatgacTACAGCGCAACTTACTTTAGTCCTCCACTTTGTCTCATTGCCAATGTACTGTAGTTACAATGTGCCCCGGCCCCATTCCAATCCCCCTCCATGGGTTTCGGATCTAAAGTTGCGTTAACACCGAAATCCTCGGCCACTCTGTGCAACAGGTAACGCCCTATCCATAAGTGATCACCCATCTCAATGCCTTCACATGGTCCAACTTGGAACTCCCACTGAAAaccaatatatcaaatatatcaaatttgaCTGTATCGGAAGCATGAAGCTCACACGTTCATCAAAAGATCATTGCACTGAAAAAGTAAAATCAAAACCAAATTTGTAAAACCTGATTACCTGAGCTGGCATTCCTTCAGCGTTACACCCAGCTATCTTCACACCAGCATACAAGCATGCTCTGTAGTGAGCTTCTACAATATCACGGCCGTAGACCTTGTTGCCACCAACACCACAATAGTAGGGACCTGATAGAAAACAATCAGACAATTATCCCAAGCACTGTATATAGCCTGGATAATTTGATATGtgtctttttattaaaatgtgcaTGCAAGGTTGAGTTATACCTTTTATCTCTGAATGCCCTCTGCCACtgtttgaaatttcaacaaaatcccGTGTCAAAGTAATAAAGAGCAACGGTTCAAACATTAAGCATTGTGTgatcattttttttgcattaagccTCTGTCATGCTGTCTGAATAAGATCCAAACAACATTATGATTAGAGATATGGCCCAGACAACTAAAATTAACAAGAGCAGTATGAGCGACAGTCATACCCGTCACAAGAGCAGTATGAGCGACAGTCATACCCGTACTGTCTGGGgttatatttgtattaattaaCGGGGTTTATGCATCCAATCATTACAATGTATCGATAAAACATGTAACTCTATCCGGTAATTGAAAAGGTACTGACCGCAGGTTATGCACAATAAGAAAgataattcagaaatattttaaacaaataatcacCATTTACCCTAATCAGTTCAGAAAACATGAGTTGATAAGATTAATGTATTGAGGTAAAAATGGCTAATTGCTAATCCTGATTAAATGTACAAGATAAGGGCAAGAAATGCATTGTGGACAAAATATGCAATATCAAAAACCTGACCCTAGTAGGTAGGCGCAGACAAGAACAACTTTGTTCACCAAACTGAACCAACCTAGGATGAAAGGAGACAAACTGAAATTCAAGATTAGctacaaaaacataataaaatttcgtAGATTGAAAGGGATATTTTACCAGCGCACACactgaaatctttttttttttactaattttgcaAATCAATGCTatgatttcaatacattttctatttgaaaagTAGGTGGATGATCAATAGATGTATACAGTATTTTATCTCACTGTTcagtgaaataatttgaaataaagtagaaacaagagcaccgcctacgggtccatcgctcgtctgcaagcgctggacagtatgtaagaaatgagttacagttcagaatttctaagtacaaaaagggccataatcctgacaaaatgcatatcagagttatggttcttggcctacacagtcacttaatgatgataaaaaagtgtgcaaagattaaaagctgtagctttttcagtttttgagaaaaaggaagacctaaacaaaagttttaaccgacgccgacgatcaagtgacgacaatgcCTCGTAGACTGTTTTCCAAattcagacgagctaaaaatgtaagaaaatctGCCTGATCTTAGTGATGTTTGGTGAATATGGGCCCGAGACAAGACGGAAACCatgtaagaaattaaaaaatatctagTTTATTTGCCAATATCGCAGTTTGACCTTGGCCTAGATCAAATCATAATGAGTTTCCCAGGCCAATTCTGTCACCCAAATAACGGACACTTAATCGAGTTTTGGACAAACTAGGAGAACTCTATATCACCGTAACTAGAATCTCGTAAGACAGTTTCGGTGACTGATTATGTTActtataaatacatatttgattATGGTTTACCTTGTGGTCCCGGGTAACCATTCTTTGGCCACCCAAATGGATAGCCATCAAAATCCAGTAGGGTATATTCTTGCTCTATACCAAACCAGGGATGGGAGTCCTTCGCCTCTTCCATAACTTTAGCGCAAGTCAACCTGTTGTTTGTCTCTGAAAACATGTCCGCAGatagatttgcaatatttcagtgcAATAGCACGTGCATATAGCTTTGGTGTAAGAAAAATGACATTGGTCTTTACATAAACAAAGAAAGAATTTAAAGCCAAACAGTTGGAATCATTCACGAGAATTAAAACGAAAAAAGTGCGGTTCGATAGTCCACATACTAGTCACTTGTCAACATTTTCCTGATATATGAACCAGTGGTTTAAAGGGAAACAATCATGTATCTGTATCAAGTTACAAATGCAACATTAGCTATTGACATACCTGCCGGCTGATTGTTATATTTGAACACTTCACAAAGCACGAGTTTGTTCTTTCCTCGTCTAAATGGGTCTCTGAATAGTGCACGTGGATAAATATACATGTCGGAGTTCGAGCCTTCGGCCTGATATGTGCTAGAACCGTCATAGTTCCATACCGGGCAGTCTGTGGAAATAACCAGTATAGTATATACATGCAGCATAATTATATGAATGATAACATATTGATTGAATGTACATGTTATCAATTTCAAACAACAaaccacaaacaaacaaataatgatgatgatgat encodes:
- the LOC123547717 gene encoding glutamine synthetase-like, with translation MSTAAALRGFSASTDKNVLKQYMSLDQPDDKVMCEYLWIDGTGEGLRSKCRTLDYEPEKPEDCPVWNYDGSSTYQAEGSNSDMYIYPRALFRDPFRRGKNKLVLCEVFKYNNQPAETNNRLTCAKVMEEAKDSHPWFGIEQEYTLLDFDGYPFGWPKNGYPGPQGPYYCGVGGNKVYGRDIVEAHYRACLYAGVKIAGCNAEGMPAQWEFQVGPCEGIEMGDHLWIGRYLLHRVAEDFGVNATLDPKPMEGDWNGAGAHCNYSTLAMRQSGGLKEIESAIDKLSKQHVRHIRAYDPKEGKDNERRLTGLHETSSIHDFSAGIANRCASIRIPRQVAEEGHGYLEDRRPSSNCDPYTVTEVIVQTTILDK